In Streptomyces nojiriensis, one genomic interval encodes:
- a CDS encoding 3-oxoacyl-ACP synthase III family protein, with translation MSTTAHSRIEALGIRLPAGVQTTPQLAALVPGLGDVDIEKITGITERRVYDPEPTAGEDSFGMALAAARDALEASRYRAEDLDIVISASITRFKDGSRFTFEPSFAAMLAGELGARSAIHFDVSNACAGMMTGVWLLDRMIRSGAVRRGLVVSGEQATRVAQTAAREMADSYDPQFASLSVGDSAAAVVLDVSADEADRIHYIELMTCSEYSHLCMGMPSDRTPGISLYTDNKKMHNRDRLKLWPRFHGDFLAKRGREFAGEGFDYVIQHQVGTRFIDYVNQTAEAEFGAPMPTSLSVVERYGNTATTSHFLTLCEHLRAGGARPGAKYLLVPAASGVVTGALSATITNVGV, from the coding sequence ATGAGCACCACCGCACACAGCCGAATAGAAGCCTTAGGCATCCGCCTTCCGGCAGGAGTCCAGACCACTCCTCAACTCGCCGCCCTGGTCCCGGGGCTCGGGGACGTGGACATCGAGAAGATCACCGGAATCACCGAGCGCCGCGTGTACGACCCCGAACCGACGGCCGGCGAGGACTCGTTCGGGATGGCCCTGGCCGCCGCCCGGGACGCGCTGGAGGCCTCCCGCTACCGCGCCGAGGACCTCGACATCGTCATCTCCGCCTCGATCACCCGCTTCAAGGACGGCAGCCGCTTCACCTTCGAACCGTCCTTCGCCGCGATGCTGGCCGGGGAGCTGGGCGCCCGCTCCGCCATCCACTTCGACGTCTCCAACGCCTGCGCCGGAATGATGACCGGCGTGTGGCTGCTCGACCGGATGATCCGCTCCGGCGCCGTGCGGCGCGGCCTGGTCGTCAGCGGCGAGCAGGCGACGCGCGTCGCGCAGACCGCCGCACGCGAGATGGCCGACTCCTACGATCCGCAGTTCGCCTCGCTGTCCGTCGGCGACTCGGCGGCCGCGGTCGTCCTGGACGTCTCCGCCGACGAGGCCGACCGCATCCACTACATCGAGCTGATGACCTGCTCCGAGTACTCCCACCTGTGCATGGGCATGCCCAGCGACCGCACCCCGGGCATCTCCCTCTACACGGACAACAAGAAGATGCACAACCGCGACCGGCTCAAGCTCTGGCCGCGCTTCCACGGGGACTTCCTGGCCAAGAGAGGGCGGGAGTTCGCCGGTGAGGGGTTCGACTACGTCATCCAGCACCAGGTCGGCACCCGCTTCATCGACTACGTCAACCAGACGGCCGAGGCCGAGTTCGGCGCCCCCATGCCCACCTCCCTCTCCGTGGTGGAGCGCTACGGAAACACCGCCACCACCTCGCACTTCCTGACGCTGTGCGAGCACCTCAGGGCGGGCGGCGCCCGCCCCGGAGCCAAGTACCTGCTGGTGCCGGCCGCCTCCGGCGTGGTCACCGGCGCCCTGTCCGCGACGATCACGAACGTGGGGGTCTGA
- a CDS encoding fatty acid CoA ligase family protein, with translation MPQTRFTGDPAVERPAADPAGVAGWLEHNARAFPSKPAVIHPDGRGSGGYATLTYGELQDTVEELARGFRRAGITRGTRTVLMAPPGPELFALCFALFRVGAVPVVVDPGMGVRRMLHCYRAVGAEAFIGPPLAQLVRVLGRRTFAGVRVPVTLGRRRLGRGHTLAALRATPATGRYADADTNGDTVAPAGGDDLLMIGFTTGSTGPAKGVEYTHRMALSMARQIEAVHGRTRDDVSLVTLPFYGVLDLVYGSTLVLAPLAPAKVAQADPVLLVDALERFRVTTMFASPALLRNLAGHLTGAARGRHPLPDLRCVVSGGAPVPDAVVAALRSVLDEKARIHVTYGATEVLPITSIEAAEILGDDEADTGHEPGGTAVRSAAGEGTCVGRPVPGTRVAIAPVTDGPLDRFDPATGLPAGRVGEILVQGDSVSRRYHRAPHSDAAHKATEERPGGEAPRIWHRTGDLGHLDAEGRLWFCGRAAQRVRTGYRDLHTVRCEGVFNAHPLVRRTALVGIGPAGAQRPVVCVETETGADGAELGEGAWTELVAELRTMAEEHAPTAGLQEFLRHPGFPVDIRHNAKIGREELARWAERRQAGPVSSPGRRAARIVPLAGWAYLVGGAVWAAAGEVPDVPVLRWLWWTDAFLSIGVHAAQIPLALPRGRAAGHGTAAVVGRTMLYGATWWRAL, from the coding sequence GTGCCGCAGACGAGGTTCACCGGTGACCCGGCCGTGGAGCGACCGGCCGCCGACCCGGCCGGTGTGGCCGGGTGGCTCGAACACAACGCCCGCGCCTTCCCCTCCAAGCCGGCCGTCATCCACCCCGACGGCCGCGGCTCCGGCGGCTACGCCACCCTCACCTACGGCGAGTTGCAGGACACGGTCGAGGAACTGGCCCGCGGATTCCGGCGGGCCGGGATCACCCGGGGCACCAGGACGGTGCTGATGGCCCCGCCCGGGCCGGAGCTGTTCGCCCTCTGCTTCGCGCTGTTCCGGGTCGGGGCCGTGCCCGTCGTCGTGGATCCCGGCATGGGCGTACGGCGCATGCTGCACTGCTACCGGGCCGTGGGCGCCGAGGCGTTCATCGGGCCGCCCCTCGCCCAGCTCGTGCGCGTCCTGGGCCGTCGTACCTTCGCCGGGGTGCGCGTGCCCGTCACCCTGGGGCGGCGCCGGCTCGGCCGCGGCCACACGCTGGCCGCACTCCGCGCCACCCCCGCGACCGGCCGGTACGCGGACGCGGACACGAACGGGGACACGGTCGCGCCGGCCGGCGGGGACGACCTGCTGATGATCGGTTTCACCACCGGAAGCACGGGCCCCGCCAAGGGGGTCGAGTACACCCACCGCATGGCGCTGTCCATGGCCCGCCAGATAGAAGCCGTCCACGGCCGCACCCGCGACGACGTCTCCCTGGTCACCCTGCCCTTCTACGGGGTGCTCGACCTGGTCTACGGATCCACCCTGGTCCTCGCGCCCCTGGCCCCCGCCAAGGTCGCCCAGGCGGACCCGGTGCTGCTCGTGGACGCGCTGGAACGATTCCGCGTCACCACGATGTTCGCCTCGCCCGCCCTGCTGCGGAACCTGGCCGGACACCTCACCGGCGCCGCCCGCGGCCGCCACCCGCTGCCCGACCTGCGCTGCGTGGTCTCCGGCGGGGCCCCGGTGCCCGACGCGGTCGTGGCCGCGCTGCGCTCCGTCCTCGACGAGAAGGCACGGATCCATGTGACCTACGGGGCCACGGAGGTCCTGCCGATCACCTCGATCGAGGCGGCCGAGATCCTCGGCGACGACGAGGCCGACACCGGTCACGAACCCGGCGGCACCGCGGTGCGTTCCGCCGCGGGCGAAGGGACCTGCGTCGGCCGGCCCGTCCCCGGCACCCGGGTGGCCATCGCCCCCGTCACCGACGGCCCGCTCGACCGCTTCGACCCCGCGACCGGCCTGCCGGCCGGGCGCGTCGGCGAGATCCTGGTCCAGGGCGACTCCGTCAGCCGGCGCTACCACCGCGCACCGCATTCCGACGCCGCACACAAGGCGACCGAGGAACGCCCCGGCGGCGAAGCGCCCCGCATCTGGCACCGGACCGGCGACCTGGGCCACCTCGACGCCGAGGGACGGCTCTGGTTCTGCGGGCGCGCCGCCCAGCGGGTCCGCACCGGCTACCGGGACCTGCACACCGTGCGCTGCGAGGGAGTCTTCAACGCCCATCCGCTGGTCCGGCGCACCGCCCTGGTCGGCATCGGGCCGGCCGGCGCGCAACGGCCCGTCGTCTGCGTGGAGACCGAGACCGGGGCGGACGGGGCGGAGCTCGGCGAAGGCGCGTGGACGGAGCTGGTCGCCGAACTGCGCACGATGGCCGAGGAACACGCCCCGACCGCCGGCCTCCAGGAGTTCCTGCGCCACCCCGGATTCCCCGTGGACATCCGGCACAACGCCAAGATCGGCCGCGAGGAGCTGGCCCGCTGGGCCGAGCGCCGGCAGGCCGGGCCCGTATCGTCCCCGGGCCGGCGGGCGGCCCGGATCGTGCCGCTCGCCGGATGGGCGTACCTCGTCGGCGGGGCGGTGTGGGCCGCGGCCGGGGAGGTCCCCGACGTCCCGGTGCTGCGCTGGCTGTGGTGGACCGACGCCTTCCTCAGCATCGGCGTCCACGCCGCGCAGATCCCGCTCGCGCTGCCGCGCGGCCGGGCGGCCGGACACGGCACCGCCGCCGTGGTCGGGCGCACCATGCTCTACGGCGCGACCTGGTGGCGGGCGCTGTGA
- a CDS encoding NAD-dependent epimerase/dehydratase family protein, translating into MAGAVKILVTGATGFLGGHLVDGALHQGHEVRALVRPGSDAVRLRSLPGVEVVTGDLTDGASLGRAAAGCDAVLHSAARVVDHGSRAQFEAANVTGTERLLAAARSAGARRFVFVSSPSALMRVREGDRLGIDESTPYPQRWFNLYCETKAIAEQYVRAADGPEFTTCAVRPRGIWGPRDHAGFLPRMVDAMRAGRLPDLSGGKRVLVSLCHVDNAVDACLRAALAPAGRVGGKAYFVGDREETDLWPFLARVGALFDCPPPAPRIPLVLGRAVAAAVETGWHLRHRSAPGAGGGGGGGGTDAGPPLSRYMMALLTRSATYDTTAARDDLGYAAPRTQADGLRALREWVAEVGGVAAWTGGPAAAGTAAPARPAPDHTEQGNPKS; encoded by the coding sequence GTGGCGGGCGCTGTGAAGATCCTGGTCACCGGAGCGACCGGATTCCTGGGCGGGCACCTGGTCGACGGGGCCCTGCACCAGGGCCACGAGGTACGCGCCCTGGTCCGCCCCGGCAGCGATGCCGTACGGCTGCGCTCCCTGCCCGGCGTCGAGGTCGTCACCGGCGACCTCACCGACGGCGCCTCGCTCGGGCGGGCGGCAGCGGGCTGCGACGCGGTCCTGCACAGTGCGGCCCGGGTCGTCGACCACGGCAGCCGCGCCCAGTTCGAGGCCGCCAACGTCACCGGCACGGAGCGGCTGCTGGCGGCGGCGCGGTCGGCGGGGGCGCGGCGGTTCGTGTTCGTCTCCAGCCCGAGCGCGCTGATGCGGGTACGGGAGGGCGACCGGCTCGGCATCGACGAGAGCACCCCGTACCCGCAGCGGTGGTTCAACCTCTACTGCGAGACGAAGGCGATCGCCGAACAGTACGTACGAGCGGCCGACGGCCCGGAGTTCACCACCTGCGCCGTACGCCCGCGCGGTATCTGGGGGCCGCGCGACCACGCCGGATTCCTGCCGCGCATGGTCGACGCCATGCGTGCGGGCCGGCTGCCCGACCTGTCGGGCGGCAAACGGGTCCTGGTCTCGCTCTGCCACGTCGACAACGCGGTGGACGCCTGCCTGCGGGCCGCGCTCGCCCCCGCCGGGCGGGTCGGCGGCAAGGCCTACTTCGTCGGGGACCGCGAGGAGACCGACCTGTGGCCGTTCCTGGCCCGGGTCGGCGCCCTCTTCGACTGCCCGCCGCCCGCCCCGCGCATCCCGCTCGTCCTCGGCCGCGCCGTCGCCGCGGCGGTCGAGACGGGCTGGCACCTGCGCCACCGGTCCGCGCCCGGCGCCGGAGGCGGCGGCGGGGGCGGCGGTACGGACGCCGGTCCTCCGCTGAGCCGCTACATGATGGCGCTGCTGACCCGCTCGGCGACGTACGACACCACCGCCGCCCGTGACGACCTCGGCTACGCGGCTCCGCGCACCCAGGCCGACGGGCTGCGAGCACTGCGGGAGTGGGTGGCCGAGGTGGGCGGCGTCGCCGCCTGGACCGGGGGCCCGGCCGCCGCCGGCACCGCCGCACCGGCCCGCCCCGCACCCGACCACACCGAACAAGGGAACCCGAAGTCATGA
- a CDS encoding non-ribosomal peptide synthetase yields the protein MTSQQVDADAGAGTGVRYRRPVSPTERLYLSAGDARGAMALRIVVEGEGIPDAQDLRAALARAAESCPGSRLVRTGATWSAGGPPPQVRYDVPRTGAYADSAPGTFALPAGPSRRTEPPGCEVVVVPGADGNATSTVVFSVSHAVMDGHGALTWVREVFRALRGEPARPALDPDTDAGLLRRLGSTGPRPAPGPPRRSPLGPADGRGRPLRTLWLRRTLPGRHPALTARLAQALADAAGLDTRVMVPVDLRRHRPGIAATGNLSLPLFLDLRPGAEWTAAHTHLLTALAGNRELAAGFETALAPLPRPVTAALLRTAQAVASRTDRHLASAVVSHLGRLDLADFSGGGFTASTAYALPVHAPLVPLSLVAAESGTATEITLGVRGGGPDLAARAARLLDTVLAGLEPTAGHGPAEADAAAPDPGPRAAVPAPAVPAPAVPAPAVPAPAVPAPAVAELTVVDAFRAQAARTPDAPALDGPEGVVTYAELDRRSDTVAAGLRSRGVGREDLVGLVVDRTPAGVCALWGILKAGAAYVPLDPGHPGARIGEILQGSATGLCLTRRHLVEELAPFVPGTLLAVEDLLDRAPGPDADAEGTREADIRPADLAYVIHTSGSTGRPKGVQIEHGSLMGFVRWMTGVCQVTGRTRFGFASSYAFDISCFPLFLPLLAGGTAVLAPGTPSPAALRGLVAGHGADTLALTPSHLALLGTAGDGPAGDGPAHRLRTLLLGGEPLTPTAVRSAHAAFGADCRVINAYGPTEAAVAVLAHTVDGGESGATVPIGLPGPYARVDLVAEDGETIGSGPGDTGRTGEIVVRGVQVARGYLGPSDGRPSPFSTGPDGARAYRTGDLGRRLADGAVEFAGRIDEQVKIAGHRVDPAEVVAALEAHPAVHRAVVVPRRRPHSTAAVLCAYVLPAVEDPAVRAELARALRTELTRTLPAYLVPAHVMVIDTLPSTVSGKADLDAFPDPFAHSAPTPPGGPAPAPVPVTLEARVRHHWAEVLGVDGALLSADSEFHALGGDSLALVEMLTAVSSDLLTPGQATRFTGRLDCLVRNLTLEQVCEHLAAAREEVPA from the coding sequence ATGACATCCCAGCAGGTCGATGCCGACGCCGGTGCCGGCACCGGCGTCCGCTACCGGCGTCCGGTGTCGCCCACCGAACGCCTCTACCTCTCCGCCGGGGACGCCCGCGGAGCCATGGCCCTGCGCATCGTCGTCGAGGGCGAGGGGATACCCGACGCCCAGGACCTCCGGGCGGCCCTGGCACGGGCCGCCGAGTCCTGCCCCGGGTCACGACTCGTGCGCACCGGTGCGACGTGGAGCGCCGGGGGGCCGCCGCCGCAGGTGAGGTACGACGTACCGCGCACCGGCGCGTACGCCGACTCGGCTCCGGGGACGTTCGCACTGCCCGCCGGGCCGTCGCGGCGGACGGAGCCGCCGGGCTGCGAGGTAGTGGTCGTGCCCGGCGCGGACGGCAACGCGACCAGCACCGTCGTCTTCAGCGTCTCCCACGCCGTGATGGACGGTCACGGCGCCCTGACCTGGGTACGGGAGGTCTTCCGAGCCCTGCGCGGCGAACCCGCCCGGCCCGCGCTCGACCCGGACACCGACGCCGGGCTGCTGCGCCGGCTCGGCAGCACCGGACCGCGGCCCGCGCCGGGGCCTCCCCGGCGCTCCCCGCTCGGCCCGGCCGACGGCCGCGGCCGCCCGCTCCGGACGCTGTGGCTGCGCCGCACCCTGCCCGGCCGCCACCCCGCGCTCACCGCCCGCCTCGCCCAGGCCCTGGCCGACGCCGCAGGGCTCGACACCCGGGTCATGGTCCCCGTCGACCTGCGCCGCCACCGGCCCGGGATCGCGGCCACGGGCAACCTGAGCCTGCCGCTCTTCCTGGACCTGCGCCCGGGGGCGGAGTGGACGGCCGCGCACACCCACCTGCTGACGGCCCTGGCCGGGAACCGCGAACTCGCCGCCGGATTCGAAACGGCCCTCGCGCCGCTCCCGCGCCCGGTGACCGCCGCCCTGCTGCGCACCGCCCAGGCCGTGGCGTCCCGTACCGACCGCCACCTCGCCTCCGCCGTCGTCTCCCACCTCGGCCGTCTGGACCTGGCGGACTTCTCCGGCGGCGGTTTCACGGCGTCCACGGCCTACGCGCTGCCGGTGCACGCCCCACTGGTCCCGCTCTCGCTGGTCGCCGCCGAGAGCGGCACGGCGACCGAGATCACGCTCGGCGTCCGGGGCGGGGGCCCGGATCTCGCGGCCCGCGCCGCGCGGTTGCTGGACACGGTCCTGGCCGGCCTCGAACCGACTGCGGGGCACGGCCCCGCCGAAGCGGATGCCGCGGCCCCGGACCCCGGACCCCGGGCGGCGGTCCCGGCTCCGGCGGTCCCGGCTCCGGCGGTCCCGGCTCCGGCGGTCCCTGCTCCGGCTGTCCCCGCTCCGGCGGTGGCCGAGCTCACCGTCGTGGACGCCTTCCGCGCCCAGGCCGCCCGCACCCCCGACGCGCCCGCGCTCGACGGACCCGAGGGCGTGGTCACGTACGCCGAACTCGACCGGCGCTCCGACACCGTCGCGGCCGGGCTCCGCAGCCGTGGCGTAGGACGCGAGGACCTGGTGGGACTGGTCGTCGACCGCACGCCCGCCGGAGTGTGCGCCCTGTGGGGCATCCTCAAGGCGGGCGCCGCCTACGTGCCGCTCGACCCCGGTCATCCCGGTGCGCGGATCGGAGAGATCCTCCAGGGATCCGCCACCGGTCTCTGCCTGACCCGACGACACCTGGTGGAGGAACTCGCCCCCTTCGTGCCGGGAACCCTGCTCGCGGTCGAGGACCTCCTCGACCGCGCCCCCGGCCCGGACGCGGACGCGGAGGGCACCCGTGAGGCCGACATCCGGCCCGCGGACCTCGCGTACGTCATCCACACCTCCGGTTCCACCGGCCGCCCCAAGGGCGTGCAGATCGAGCACGGCAGCCTCATGGGATTCGTCCGCTGGATGACCGGCGTCTGCCAGGTGACCGGTCGCACGCGCTTCGGCTTCGCCTCCTCCTACGCCTTCGACATCTCGTGCTTCCCCCTCTTCCTGCCGCTGCTGGCCGGCGGTACGGCCGTCCTCGCCCCCGGCACGCCCTCGCCCGCCGCCCTGCGCGGGCTGGTCGCCGGGCACGGCGCCGACACCCTCGCGCTCACCCCCTCCCACCTCGCCCTGCTCGGCACGGCGGGCGACGGCCCCGCGGGCGACGGCCCGGCGCACCGCCTGCGCACCCTGCTGCTGGGCGGCGAGCCCCTCACCCCCACCGCCGTGCGGTCCGCGCACGCCGCCTTCGGGGCCGATTGCCGTGTGATCAACGCGTACGGGCCCACCGAGGCGGCCGTCGCCGTACTCGCCCACACCGTGGACGGCGGCGAGAGCGGCGCCACCGTCCCGATCGGCCTCCCCGGCCCCTACGCCCGGGTCGACCTCGTCGCCGAGGACGGCGAGACCATCGGCAGCGGACCGGGCGACACCGGCCGCACCGGCGAGATCGTCGTACGCGGGGTCCAGGTGGCCCGCGGCTACCTCGGCCCGTCCGACGGCCGGCCCTCACCCTTCAGCACCGGCCCCGACGGCGCCCGCGCCTATCGCACCGGTGACCTCGGACGCCGACTGGCCGACGGCGCCGTCGAGTTCGCCGGACGCATCGACGAGCAGGTGAAGATCGCCGGGCACCGCGTCGATCCCGCCGAGGTCGTCGCCGCCCTCGAAGCCCACCCGGCCGTGCACCGCGCCGTCGTCGTGCCCCGCCGCCGCCCGCACTCCACGGCGGCCGTGCTCTGCGCGTACGTACTGCCGGCCGTCGAGGACCCCGCGGTCCGCGCGGAGCTGGCCCGCGCCCTGCGGACCGAACTCACCCGGACACTCCCGGCGTACCTCGTCCCCGCCCATGTCATGGTGATCGACACCCTGCCCAGCACGGTCAGCGGCAAGGCCGATCTCGACGCCTTCCCCGACCCCTTCGCCCACTCCGCACCCACGCCGCCGGGCGGACCCGCCCCCGCACCCGTCCCCGTCACCTTGGAGGCACGGGTCAGGCACCACTGGGCGGAGGTCCTCGGAGTCGACGGCGCGCTGCTGTCGGCGGACTCCGAGTTCCACGCCCTCGGCGGCGATTCCCTGGCCCTCGTCGAGATGCTCACCGCCGTCTCCTCGGACCTGCTGACCCCGGGGCAGGCCACGCGGTTCACGGGCCGTCTCGACTGCCTCGTGCGCAACCTGACGCTGGAGCAGGTCTGCGAGCACCTGGCCGCCGCCCGCGAGGAGGTGCCCGCATGA
- a CDS encoding formyltransferase family protein, whose protein sequence is MIFVGEGALLRRAVTHAATRGHPVDLVCSADPLDAAAADAPHLAAADVNAHADSLARACTDGIVWSLNNRQIFREPLLRADGLRILNIHNGLLPRHRGLPSVAVLFALLHGDTEYGATAHEVDAGIDTGPVLAEHRFPIGPEDRYHQVMLRGIRACQTLFEQILPAVAAGTAHPVRGAAAEPSAYYGLRALDRLDTYRDHPAYPRATDLGPFAAHAPELTRALNRPPSLRPPGRCSAG, encoded by the coding sequence ATGATCTTCGTCGGAGAAGGAGCCCTGCTCCGCCGCGCCGTCACCCACGCGGCCACCCGCGGCCACCCGGTCGACCTGGTCTGCTCCGCCGACCCGCTGGACGCGGCGGCCGCCGACGCGCCCCACCTCGCGGCGGCGGACGTCAACGCCCACGCCGACTCGCTGGCCCGGGCCTGCACCGACGGCATCGTCTGGTCCCTCAACAACCGGCAGATCTTCCGGGAGCCCCTGCTCCGGGCCGACGGCCTGCGCATCCTCAACATCCACAACGGACTGCTGCCGCGCCATCGCGGACTGCCCTCCGTAGCCGTCCTGTTCGCCCTGCTGCACGGCGACACGGAGTACGGCGCCACCGCCCACGAGGTCGACGCCGGCATCGACACCGGCCCGGTCCTGGCCGAACACCGCTTCCCCATCGGGCCCGAGGACCGCTACCACCAGGTCATGCTGCGCGGCATCCGTGCCTGCCAGACCCTGTTCGAGCAGATCCTCCCGGCGGTCGCCGCCGGGACCGCCCATCCCGTACGCGGTGCGGCGGCGGAACCGTCCGCGTACTACGGCCTGCGCGCCCTGGACCGGCTCGACACCTATCGGGACCACCCCGCCTACCCGCGCGCGACGGACCTCGGTCCCTTCGCCGCCCACGCGCCCGAGCTCACCCGGGCGCTGAACCGCCCGCCGTCGCTCAGACCTCCTGGGCGGTGTTCAGCCGGGTGA